The following coding sequences lie in one Sorghum bicolor cultivar BTx623 chromosome 6, Sorghum_bicolor_NCBIv3, whole genome shotgun sequence genomic window:
- the LOC8077679 gene encoding sm-like protein LSM7 — protein MAGRKETALDLAKFVDKGVQVKLTGGRQVTGTLKGYDQLLNLVLDEAVESEREQDDPLKLSGKTRQLGLIVCRGTAVMLVSPTDGTDEIANPFLADGA, from the exons ATG GCTGGGCGCAAGGAGACCGCTCTCGACTTGGCGAAGTTCGTCGACAAGGGCGTCCAGGTGAAGCTCACCGGCGGCCGCCAAG TTACAGGAACTCTAAAGGGATATGACCAGCTTCTCAACTTAGTGCTAGATGAAGCAGTTgagtctgaaagag AGCAAGATGATCCATTGAAGCTATCAGGGAAAACCAGACAGCTTGGCCTCATT GTGTGCAGAGGCACGGCAGTCATGCTGGTCTCACCGACCGATGGAACTGATGAGATCGCCAACCCTTTCCTTGCGGACGGAGCATAA